From Zingiber officinale cultivar Zhangliang chromosome 5B, Zo_v1.1, whole genome shotgun sequence, the proteins below share one genomic window:
- the LOC121987727 gene encoding uncharacterized protein LOC121987727 gives MYIFTLVKADAKAKASTQALFIQLASCQLRVLFAMDSDAPGGGGGGGGWTSDCGTGSRNGTGDGSLRINYVTKVFIVLLFASLYLLSRRWREKERSSTAALTPSEIAGAISFIASLLYLLPRLGHL, from the coding sequence ATGTATATTTTCACCCTTGTTAAAGCAGATGCAAAGGCAAAAGCGAGCACGCAGGCTTTATTCATCCAGCTAGCTAGTTGTCAACTACGCGTTTTGTTTGCCATGGATTCTGATGCCCcaggaggaggcggcggcggcggcggatggACGAGCGATTGTGGCACTGGCAGTCGCAATGGCACTGGAGATGGATCCCTCCGGATCAATTACGTCACCAAGGTCTTTATCGTCCTCCTCTTCGCATCCCTGTATCTCCTCTCCCGGCGTTGGCGAGAGAAGGAACGATCCTCCACCGCTGCGCTTACCCCGTCTGAGATCGCCGGCGCTATTTCCTTCATCGCCTCCCTTCTCTACCTTCTTCCTCGCCTTGGACATCTCTAG
- the LOC121985333 gene encoding phosphatidylinositol-glycan biosynthesis class F protein-like, with translation MDNGEIAVSKALALHLLCTLGLAAGFFAAGIAYNLSLVTDPAQTLSFLLVFETPIVVASYSFVRRDHDRPYWEAVSMALFGLPVGALLNALGAIVLGAPVGPKYWISTIYWSCLMSLFTFVPAVCVFGWSRMDWQRIIANSKPKQATDCLVSLPAQGAIVGAWLGAWPMPLDWEMPWQEWPICVTYGAIAGYIVGMILSTVFVHVMKNHPHVKDD, from the exons ATGGACAATGGCGAGATCGCGGTCTCGAAGGCCTTGGCCCTGCATCTTCTCTGCACCCTCGGGTTGGCCGCTGGCTTTTTCGCTGCTGGAATCGCCTACAATCTCAGCCTTGTCACCGATCCGGCCCAAACCCTAAGTTTTCTTCTC GTGTTTGAAACCCCTATTGTAGTAGCAAGTTATAGTTTTGTTCGACGAGATCACGACCGCCCG TATTGGGAGGCTGTTTCGATGGCATTGTTTGGACTACCTGTCG GAGCTTTATTAAATGCACTTGGAGCAATTGTTCTCGGCGCACCTGTTGGCCCTAA GTATTGGATAAGCACCATCTACTGGTCATGTCTCATGTCATTGTTTACT TTTGTACCTGCAGTCTGTGTTTTTGGATGGTCAAGGATGGACTGGCAGCGCATTATAGCTAATTCCAA ACCAAAGCAAGCAACTGATTGCCTGGTTTCTTTACCAGCTCAAGGAGCTATTGTTGGTGCATGGCTTGGAGCTTGGCCTATGCCACTTGACTGGGAAATGCCATGGCAG GAATGGCCAATCTGCGTTACATATGGAGCAATTGCTGGCTACATAGTTGGTATGATACTGTCCACAGTGTTTGTCCATGTAAtgaaaaatcatccacatgtcAAGGATGACTAA